The Sorangiineae bacterium MSr11367 genome window below encodes:
- a CDS encoding mechanosensitive ion channel family protein, producing MKRTAHAFFAFALGSTFSVAAHAQDAPDVTKLASFLRWGGLFFSLIAIVGAAIVLRVITRLSDRLGTRFANHRPTIQKYESVARFSTYIATLAICLTLSVKLDSATLTVIGGTIAFAVGFAMRDLVAAFIAGITIMFDRPFQVGDRVEFAGQYGEILKIGLRSVRMNTLDHNVITIPNNKVLTDVTSSSNWGALEMQTPFDFYVGVDQDAELAAELIREACLTSPYVYLERPVPVVAKQVILNDYVAMHLKARPYVFDCKYESAFATDVHLRVAKAFRAHGIRPPAALARSVEADVHHYGPPAREPK from the coding sequence ATGAAACGAACGGCCCACGCGTTTTTCGCTTTTGCTCTCGGGTCCACGTTCTCCGTGGCGGCCCATGCGCAGGATGCCCCCGATGTGACGAAGCTCGCGAGCTTTCTGCGCTGGGGCGGCTTGTTCTTTTCGCTCATTGCCATCGTCGGCGCGGCCATCGTACTTCGCGTCATCACCCGATTATCCGATCGGCTCGGGACGAGGTTCGCCAACCACCGGCCCACGATTCAGAAATACGAATCGGTCGCGCGCTTCAGCACGTACATCGCGACATTGGCCATCTGCCTCACCCTGAGCGTCAAGCTCGACTCGGCGACCCTCACGGTCATCGGCGGCACCATCGCGTTTGCCGTCGGCTTTGCCATGCGCGATCTGGTGGCCGCCTTCATCGCGGGCATCACCATCATGTTCGATCGCCCGTTCCAAGTGGGAGATCGGGTGGAATTCGCGGGGCAATACGGCGAAATCCTCAAGATAGGACTTCGCAGTGTGCGCATGAATACGCTCGATCACAACGTGATTACCATTCCGAACAACAAGGTCCTCACCGACGTCACGTCGAGCAGCAACTGGGGGGCCTTGGAAATGCAGACGCCCTTCGACTTTTACGTCGGCGTCGACCAAGACGCGGAGCTCGCGGCCGAACTCATTCGCGAGGCGTGCCTGACCAGCCCTTATGTCTACCTCGAAAGGCCGGTACCGGTCGTGGCCAAGCAAGTCATCCTGAACGACTACGTGGCCATGCACCTGAAAGCGCGCCCCTACGTCTTCGACTGCAAATACGAATCGGCCTTCGCCACCGACGTGCACCTTCGCGTGGCCAAGGCCTTTCGCGCCCACGGAATACGCCCACCGGCCGCGCTCGCGCGTTCCGTCGAAGCCGACGTCCACCACTACGGCCCCCCCGCGCGAGAGCCGAAATAG